The following are from one region of the Advenella mimigardefordensis DPN7 genome:
- a CDS encoding monovalent cation/H(+) antiporter subunit G — translation MIDSLSPWIVIPASVLIVISGLLVLTASIGMVRVNNFLPRTHIQAIIYSTALWALLLASLLLTFNLQDRTFLHEILIGLFIYITSPVSTILLVRSFVLREERASLPDTTVAAPGATDADVKEQENDRTAAKDVASIEAELEMDSEAESESESGAESGAESGAEPGSGSAQAVEHKPDNENAPDMQQTPRTEPPRN, via the coding sequence ATGATAGATAGCCTGTCGCCCTGGATTGTTATTCCCGCGTCGGTACTGATCGTGATCAGCGGCCTGCTGGTGCTCACCGCCAGCATTGGCATGGTACGTGTCAACAACTTCCTGCCCCGTACCCACATTCAGGCCATCATATACTCTACGGCCCTCTGGGCCCTGTTGCTGGCCTCGCTGCTGCTGACGTTCAACCTTCAGGACCGTACCTTCCTGCATGAAATTCTGATCGGTCTGTTCATCTACATCACCTCACCAGTAAGTACTATTCTCCTGGTGCGTTCCTTTGTATTAAGGGAAGAACGGGCGAGCCTGCCCGATACAACTGTCGCTGCACCCGGCGCGACGGATGCAGACGTAAAAGAACAGGAGAACGATCGTACTGCAGCGAAAGACGTAGCCTCCATCGAGGCAGAACTGGAAATGGACTCGGAAGCTGAGTCTGAGTCTGAATCTGGGGCTGAATCTGGGGCTGAATCTGGGGCTGAACCTGGGTCCGGGTCTGCACAGGCAGTAGAGCACAAACCGGACAATGAAAACGCGCCTGATATGCAACAGACGCCACGCACCGAGCCCCCGCGAAATTGA
- a CDS encoding nitroreductase family protein — translation MTQPIDFLLSRSSMKLVTAPAPNDDDLARILQAAMAAPDHGSLQPWRFKIIRGEAIGKFADFSIGLRQQSDTPFTPEKEAATRAWLSEVPMIIAVACHIDYGNTAISETERMLATGAAVTNILNAAYMLGYGAFWSTGIATYIDEFQSGLGFDSLDYRFLGFIAIGTPRMAIPQKKRPDYTQFISEWTEPVDV, via the coding sequence ATGACTCAACCTATTGATTTTCTGTTGTCCCGCAGCTCCATGAAACTGGTTACGGCACCTGCGCCCAATGACGACGATCTGGCCCGGATTCTACAGGCTGCCATGGCAGCGCCAGATCACGGCAGTCTTCAGCCCTGGCGATTCAAAATTATCCGTGGCGAGGCTATTGGCAAATTTGCGGATTTTTCAATTGGCCTGCGTCAACAGAGCGACACGCCATTCACCCCCGAAAAAGAAGCAGCAACCCGTGCCTGGCTTAGCGAAGTGCCTATGATCATTGCGGTAGCTTGCCATATTGATTATGGCAATACCGCTATCAGCGAGACAGAGCGCATGCTGGCGACCGGCGCCGCCGTTACCAATATTCTGAACGCCGCGTATATGCTGGGCTATGGCGCATTCTGGAGTACCGGTATCGCCACCTATATTGATGAATTTCAATCGGGGCTGGGCTTTGACTCGCTTGATTATCGCTTTTTGGGATTTATTGCTATTGGTACGCCCAGAATGGCTATCCCGCAGAAAAAACGCCCGGATTACACCCAATTTATCAGCGAGTGGACTGAGCCGGTAGACGTTTGA
- a CDS encoding efflux transporter outer membrane subunit yields the protein MQGSQRTLPRFSAVFMAVLLAGCSLSPDYTRPDAPIPSTYPGQSGANQASVQELGWEQFFREPRLKALIGLALENNRDMRIAVKRVDEARAQYGITRSDQFPQIGATAQESAQRLPPNMRMAGPDSQSVSRSFTAGIGITDFELDFFGKQRNLSEAAFQSYLSTVEGRKTAQINLIGQLATAYYNLRAAQQQKDLVARTLKSRQSTYDLVQARFRGGVASALDVNQAKNLLDAARASSAELDRSEKQANNALQLIIGAPIPAGLPAPSPFASDVLMAKIPAGLPSDLLTRRPDIIAAEHDLLAANANIGAARAAFFPSISLTGLIGSTSLGLGSLFSGGQGTWSFNPVISLPIFTAGRLRNNLELTEVRKDIAVAQYEKTIQTAFKEVADSLAGEATYGAQLQALRDQQKSAYESLNLSDLRYRNGIDSFLQVQTAQINLFTVQQSFVQVGLESLLNKVELYKALGGGWNRDTTMRANPDAPIANPVPASGNATQVAPSTPQ from the coding sequence ATGCAAGGGTCACAACGTACATTGCCCCGTTTTTCCGCAGTTTTCATGGCCGTCCTGCTGGCTGGCTGCTCATTGTCTCCTGACTATACGCGCCCTGATGCGCCGATCCCGTCTACCTATCCGGGCCAGAGCGGTGCCAATCAGGCGTCGGTGCAGGAGCTGGGCTGGGAGCAGTTCTTCCGTGAACCACGTCTGAAAGCACTGATCGGTCTGGCGTTGGAAAATAACCGTGACATGCGCATCGCCGTCAAACGGGTAGACGAAGCGCGTGCTCAATACGGTATTACACGCAGTGACCAGTTCCCGCAAATCGGTGCAACGGCTCAGGAAAGTGCCCAGCGCCTGCCGCCTAATATGCGTATGGCAGGCCCGGACAGCCAGTCAGTCTCGCGCAGCTTCACTGCCGGTATTGGTATCACCGACTTTGAGCTGGATTTCTTCGGTAAACAACGGAATCTGTCAGAAGCAGCATTTCAGTCTTACCTGTCTACAGTGGAAGGACGTAAAACGGCGCAGATCAACCTGATCGGCCAACTGGCGACGGCCTATTACAATTTGCGTGCCGCACAGCAGCAAAAAGACCTGGTCGCCAGAACGCTGAAGTCGCGTCAGTCTACCTATGACCTGGTGCAGGCGCGTTTTCGTGGTGGCGTAGCCTCGGCACTGGATGTCAATCAGGCCAAGAATCTGCTGGATGCTGCCCGGGCAAGCTCTGCTGAGCTGGACCGTAGTGAAAAACAAGCCAACAATGCATTACAGCTGATTATCGGTGCGCCAATTCCTGCCGGCCTGCCTGCACCCAGCCCGTTTGCTAGCGATGTGTTAATGGCAAAAATTCCTGCCGGGCTGCCATCTGATCTGTTAACACGGCGCCCCGATATTATTGCCGCGGAACACGATTTGCTGGCTGCCAATGCCAATATCGGTGCCGCCCGGGCCGCTTTCTTCCCAAGCATTTCACTTACCGGTCTGATCGGCTCCACCAGCCTGGGCCTGGGATCGCTTTTTTCCGGGGGACAGGGTACCTGGTCGTTCAATCCGGTGATTTCACTGCCTATCTTTACGGCAGGGCGCCTGCGTAACAATCTTGAACTGACGGAAGTGCGCAAGGACATTGCCGTTGCGCAATACGAAAAAACGATTCAGACTGCGTTCAAGGAAGTCGCGGATTCTCTGGCAGGCGAGGCCACTTATGGTGCGCAGTTGCAAGCCCTCAGGGATCAGCAGAAATCTGCCTACGAATCACTCAATCTGTCTGATTTGCGTTACAGGAATGGTATAGACAGCTTCCTGCAGGTGCAAACGGCCCAGATCAATCTGTTTACCGTGCAGCAAAGCTTCGTGCAGGTGGGGCTTGAATCGCTCCTGAACAAAGTAGAACTGTATAAAGCGCTGGGTGGTGGCTGGAACCGTGACACGACGATGCGTGCGAATCCCGATGCGCCTATCGCCAATCCTGTACCTGCTTCCGGCAACGCTACACAAGTCGCACCTTCAACACCGCAGTAA
- a CDS encoding efflux RND transporter permease subunit — protein MSNFFINRPIFAWVIAIIIFFAGVVSIPNMAISQYPEVAPPTITVRATYPGAGAEEVARSVTSLIENELNGAQGMLYYASTSDSYGAAKIDVTFEPGTNPDLAQVDVQNRISGVTSKLPQAVTQQGITYSKSTAGFLMIVTLTSTDGSLDDAGLGDYITRNIQNSVSRIKGVGEFQLFASPRAMRIWVDSAKMTSFGLTTSDIKTALQTQNAQITGGTLGSPPTPDDQTTSATVLVNGQLSTVKEFGDIVLRATTGGSTVRLRDVARIEVGADSYQFGSRLNGQTSAAFAVSLAPNANALETSNLVQAEMENLAKYFPGNIEYKVPYNTAPYVDASITQVVHTLVEAMLLVFVVMFLFLQNIRYTLIPAIVVPVALMGTMATLLYMGYSINTLTMFAMVLAIGILVDDAIVVVENVERIMAEEGLQPKEATVKAMPQIFGAIVGITLVLMVVFAPLFFMSGSAGVIYRQFAAAMIISIGFSAFLALTFTPAMCATLLKPVPKGHHEKKGFFGWFNRTFARITNNYTGFVGSLLKRGGRMMFIYLGLVILLGFLYLRLPSSFLPTEDQGYAVTNIELPAGVSAKRTEDVIKQVEDYYKKQPEVENIITVQGFSFNGSGLNSAIAFTPFKKFSERKGAEHNAMSVAGRATGQLLFGIPDAMVLSIVPPSIPSLGTATGFDLRLQDRGGMGQTQLREAANQLIQLAGQSKILSQVRISGLGPGPQLKVTVDRIKAYSLGVNMTEVGNVLSGTIGNSYLGQFPNQGWMQNVWIQSEAAQRMSPDDILKLRVHNTDGELVPMSSFVSLDWVHGETQVQRYNSYDSITIQGQANAGYANGEAMDEIVKLIGQLPSGIGYEWTGLSYQEVQAGNQAPILLGLAFAVVFLVLAALYESWWIPLSAVLIVPLGMLGTVGLVTLVGMSNDIYFQVGMITVIGLSAKNAILIVEFAKDAYASGQGLVESTLEAARLRFRPILMTSFAFIMGVIPLMLASAEGAASQQAVGYGVFGGMLAATPFAVLFVPTFFVVVMTFFKVKPRLLGRQADEHEKATEAEKESQHIYTDVAEADDMTASGESKRQDGLPPKGND, from the coding sequence ATGTCAAATTTTTTCATTAACCGGCCAATTTTTGCCTGGGTTATTGCGATTATCATATTCTTTGCGGGCGTAGTATCTATCCCCAATATGGCAATTTCGCAGTATCCCGAAGTGGCGCCGCCGACTATTACCGTACGCGCTACCTATCCTGGCGCTGGCGCCGAAGAGGTCGCGCGCTCGGTTACCAGTCTGATCGAAAACGAACTCAATGGTGCCCAGGGCATGCTGTACTATGCCTCCACCAGTGATTCCTATGGTGCTGCCAAGATCGACGTGACCTTTGAACCAGGTACAAACCCTGATCTTGCCCAGGTGGATGTGCAGAACCGTATTTCCGGCGTGACCTCCAAGCTGCCTCAGGCGGTGACTCAGCAGGGCATTACCTACTCCAAGAGTACTGCTGGCTTCCTGATGATCGTTACCCTGACCTCCACCGACGGCTCGCTGGATGATGCAGGGCTGGGCGATTACATCACACGGAATATTCAGAACTCGGTTTCCCGGATCAAGGGTGTCGGGGAATTCCAGTTGTTTGCCTCGCCACGTGCCATGCGTATCTGGGTAGACTCTGCAAAAATGACCTCGTTTGGTCTGACCACCAGTGATATCAAGACCGCACTGCAAACGCAGAATGCACAAATTACCGGTGGTACGCTGGGATCGCCACCGACACCAGACGATCAGACCACCAGTGCAACCGTACTTGTTAATGGTCAGCTCAGCACTGTCAAGGAGTTTGGCGATATTGTGCTGCGCGCGACTACAGGAGGCTCTACCGTGCGGCTGCGCGATGTGGCCCGCATCGAAGTGGGTGCCGATTCCTATCAGTTCGGATCTCGCCTGAACGGACAAACATCGGCCGCTTTCGCCGTCTCGCTGGCACCTAATGCCAACGCGTTGGAAACCTCCAATCTGGTTCAGGCCGAGATGGAGAATCTGGCCAAGTATTTTCCTGGCAATATTGAATACAAGGTGCCATACAACACCGCGCCGTACGTGGATGCGTCGATCACCCAGGTGGTTCACACACTGGTCGAAGCGATGCTGCTGGTGTTCGTTGTGATGTTCCTGTTCCTGCAGAATATCCGTTATACCTTGATCCCGGCGATCGTGGTGCCGGTGGCGCTCATGGGTACCATGGCAACGCTGTTGTATATGGGGTATTCGATCAATACGCTGACCATGTTCGCGATGGTGCTTGCCATTGGTATTCTGGTGGATGACGCCATCGTGGTGGTTGAGAACGTGGAACGGATCATGGCCGAAGAAGGACTGCAGCCCAAGGAGGCGACGGTCAAGGCAATGCCGCAGATTTTCGGTGCGATTGTTGGTATTACGCTGGTGCTGATGGTGGTGTTTGCGCCACTGTTCTTCATGAGCGGGTCGGCGGGTGTGATTTATCGCCAGTTCGCAGCGGCAATGATCATTTCTATCGGTTTTTCCGCATTCCTGGCGCTGACCTTCACGCCAGCCATGTGTGCCACGCTGCTCAAGCCGGTGCCCAAGGGGCATCATGAGAAAAAAGGCTTTTTCGGCTGGTTCAACCGGACGTTTGCCAGAATCACGAACAACTATACGGGGTTCGTGGGCAGCCTGCTCAAGCGTGGCGGGCGCATGATGTTCATTTATCTGGGGCTGGTTATTCTGCTGGGCTTCCTCTATCTGCGTCTGCCCAGTTCCTTTCTGCCGACCGAGGATCAGGGCTATGCCGTGACCAATATCGAGTTGCCTGCTGGCGTTTCGGCCAAGCGTACCGAAGATGTCATCAAGCAAGTCGAGGATTACTATAAGAAACAGCCTGAGGTGGAAAACATCATTACCGTTCAGGGCTTCAGTTTCAATGGTTCAGGTCTGAACTCCGCCATCGCCTTTACCCCGTTCAAGAAGTTCAGTGAACGCAAAGGGGCCGAGCACAATGCGATGTCGGTTGCAGGACGCGCCACGGGGCAACTGTTATTTGGTATTCCTGATGCCATGGTGCTGTCAATTGTGCCACCGTCCATTCCATCACTGGGTACAGCCACCGGTTTTGACTTGCGTCTGCAGGATCGTGGCGGCATGGGTCAGACCCAGTTGCGGGAAGCGGCCAACCAACTGATACAGCTGGCGGGTCAGAGTAAAATCCTGTCGCAAGTACGTATTTCCGGCCTGGGTCCTGGGCCGCAGTTGAAAGTCACGGTTGACCGAATCAAAGCCTATTCGCTGGGCGTGAATATGACCGAAGTAGGCAATGTCCTGTCGGGCACCATTGGTAACAGCTATTTGGGACAGTTCCCGAATCAGGGCTGGATGCAGAACGTGTGGATTCAGTCCGAGGCGGCACAACGGATGTCGCCGGACGATATTCTCAAATTGCGTGTGCATAACACCGATGGCGAACTGGTTCCCATGTCGTCGTTTGTGAGCCTGGACTGGGTTCACGGCGAAACACAGGTACAGCGTTACAACAGCTACGACTCCATCACGATTCAGGGTCAGGCCAATGCCGGTTATGCTAACGGCGAGGCAATGGATGAAATCGTCAAACTGATTGGTCAATTGCCTTCTGGAATCGGCTACGAATGGACGGGTTTGTCCTATCAGGAAGTGCAGGCAGGCAATCAGGCGCCGATCTTGCTTGGGCTGGCTTTTGCCGTGGTCTTCCTGGTGCTCGCGGCGCTCTATGAGAGCTGGTGGATTCCATTGTCAGCGGTGCTGATCGTACCATTGGGTATGCTTGGGACGGTAGGTCTGGTCACGCTGGTGGGTATGTCCAATGACATTTACTTCCAGGTGGGGATGATTACTGTAATTGGTCTGTCGGCGAAGAACGCCATTCTGATTGTGGAATTTGCTAAAGACGCCTATGCTTCCGGCCAGGGCCTGGTCGAATCCACGCTCGAAGCTGCGCGCTTGCGGTTCCGGCCGATCCTGATGACTTCGTTCGCTTTCATCATGGGGGTTATTCCATTGATGCTGGCCAGCGCTGAAGGCGCCGCAAGTCAACAGGCCGTGGGCTATGGGGTATTTGGCGGTATGCTGGCGGCAACCCCGTTCGCAGTGCTGTTTGTGCCCACATTCTTCGTTGTTGTGATGACGTTCTTCAAAGTGAAACCCAGGTTGCTGGGCCGTCAGGCTGATGAACATGAAAAAGCCACCGAAGCCGAAAAAGAATCTCAGCATATCTATACAGATGTGGCTGAGGCAGATGATATGACCGCCAGTGGCGAAAGCAAACGTCAGGACGGATTACCTCCAAAAGGAAATGACTAA
- a CDS encoding K+/H+ antiporter subunit F has product METLLMWSCYFTLFCFALAGVILSHPLFVGPTPQDRVLGIDALYLIGMMIALTLGMLYRTSWYFDIALLVSLFGFLSTAAMARFLLRGEVIEP; this is encoded by the coding sequence ATGGAAACCCTTCTGATGTGGTCCTGCTATTTCACCCTGTTCTGTTTCGCACTGGCAGGCGTTATTCTGAGCCACCCTCTGTTTGTCGGACCCACACCCCAGGATCGGGTACTGGGTATCGACGCCCTTTATTTGATCGGGATGATGATTGCCCTCACACTGGGCATGCTGTATCGCACCTCCTGGTATTTTGACATAGCCCTGCTCGTCAGCCTTTTCGGCTTTCTGAGTACAGCCGCAATGGCGCGCTTTCTGCTGCGCGGTGAGGTGATTGAACCATGA
- the pdxJ gene encoding pyridoxine 5'-phosphate synthase, with amino-acid sequence MIDLGVNIDHVATLRQQRGCGYPDPVRAALLAEQAGADAITLHLREDRRHIQDSDVHALRPLLKTRMNLECAVTDEMLDIACQVRPHDVCLVPEKRQELTTEGGLDVMTHFTSVSQAVTRLHAADARVSLFIDPDFEQIRAAAQAGAGVIELHTGAYAQVSGEAQQHELERLRLAIAEGLRQGLKVNAGHGLHYQNVQAIVALGGISELNIGHAIVAQAVFDGWEKAVRDMKALLRS; translated from the coding sequence ATGATTGATTTGGGTGTAAATATTGATCATGTGGCCACGCTGCGCCAGCAGCGCGGTTGTGGCTATCCTGACCCTGTTCGCGCGGCGCTGCTGGCCGAACAGGCGGGGGCCGATGCCATTACGCTGCATTTGCGTGAAGACCGCAGGCATATTCAGGATAGCGATGTGCATGCCTTGCGGCCCTTGTTGAAAACGCGCATGAATCTGGAATGTGCGGTAACCGACGAGATGCTGGATATCGCCTGTCAGGTGCGTCCTCATGACGTCTGTCTGGTACCCGAGAAACGACAGGAACTGACGACAGAAGGGGGGCTGGATGTTATGACCCACTTCACCTCAGTCAGCCAGGCGGTTACCAGGCTGCACGCCGCCGATGCGCGAGTCTCTCTGTTTATTGATCCCGACTTTGAACAAATCCGTGCGGCAGCGCAGGCGGGGGCAGGGGTCATTGAGCTGCATACGGGTGCTTACGCGCAAGTCAGCGGCGAGGCACAGCAGCATGAGCTTGAACGCCTCAGGCTCGCCATCGCTGAGGGACTGCGTCAGGGACTGAAAGTGAATGCGGGTCATGGCCTGCATTATCAGAACGTCCAGGCCATTGTGGCGCTCGGAGGCATCTCTGAATTGAACATCGGTCATGCCATCGTGGCTCAGGCGGTTTTCGACGGTTGGGAAAAGGCCGTCCGGGATATGAAAGCGTTGCTGCGCAGTTAG
- a CDS encoding Na+/H+ antiporter subunit C yields the protein MELILSIAIGIMVGSGVWLLLRPRTYQVIIGLTLVSYAVNLFIFATGKLTTGAPPILKEGVETTLTNYADPLPQALVLTAIVISFATTALFLVVILALRGLSNTDHVDGTESQ from the coding sequence ATGGAACTGATTCTGTCTATCGCCATCGGCATCATGGTCGGATCGGGTGTCTGGCTGCTGCTGCGACCTCGAACCTATCAGGTGATTATCGGCTTGACGCTGGTGTCCTACGCAGTCAATCTGTTCATTTTTGCTACCGGCAAACTGACTACCGGCGCCCCGCCAATTCTGAAAGAAGGGGTTGAGACAACGCTCACCAATTATGCCGATCCCCTGCCGCAAGCGCTGGTGCTGACGGCCATTGTGATCAGTTTTGCCACCACCGCCCTGTTTCTGGTGGTGATCCTCGCATTGCGCGGTTTGTCCAATACCGACCACGTAGATGGAACGGAGTCGCAATGA
- a CDS encoding monovalent cation/H+ antiporter subunit D gives MSQWMNHLPILPVAIPMLVGAFMLVLRDQYRNFGVVLGVVSILAQFCIAVALFGITTGRIPNDYENHIMVYLLGDWRAPFGIVLVADQLSAIMLILTAILGLCSLLYSTALWDRAGVFFHPLFQFIMMGLNGAFLTGDLFNLFVFFEIFLAASYGLALHGSGMARVASGLHYITVNLIASFLLLIAISVLYGITGTLNMADLGLRAATLSGDDRRLFEAACAILGIAFLIKAGAWPLNFWLTSAYSAAVAPVAALFAIMSKVGIYALLRIGSLLLPTGAPAAFSGDWMYVIGLATLLFGTLGILSEKNSGRLVGYCIIMSSGTLLSALGMPSVILTGPSLFYMLSSVLVTSTFFYLIELIKRTESFGGNVLAVSLEAFSAEDQDSSDYSGTVVGKPIPFALAFLGLAFFICALVIAGMPPFSGFIAKFALLSKALDLSQTNAATTTSVWLLVVAMLISGMATVIALGRTGIRMFWSSEKLKPPVLSRREAFPITLLLMLCIALTVFAGPVMDQLTLTAKQLDEPGTYMKAVLSSRPAVMSSHGGTP, from the coding sequence ATGAGCCAGTGGATGAATCATCTTCCTATCCTGCCCGTCGCTATTCCCATGCTGGTGGGTGCGTTTATGCTGGTGCTACGCGATCAGTACCGCAATTTCGGAGTCGTGCTGGGCGTTGTATCCATACTGGCCCAGTTTTGTATCGCAGTTGCGTTGTTCGGCATTACGACAGGCCGCATTCCCAATGATTACGAAAATCATATTATGGTTTATCTGCTGGGTGACTGGCGGGCGCCGTTTGGCATTGTTCTGGTAGCCGACCAGCTCAGCGCCATCATGCTGATACTCACCGCAATACTGGGGTTATGCTCGCTGCTCTATTCCACTGCGCTGTGGGATCGTGCAGGCGTTTTTTTCCACCCATTGTTCCAGTTCATCATGATGGGATTGAACGGCGCATTTTTGACCGGTGACCTGTTCAACCTGTTTGTGTTTTTTGAGATCTTTCTGGCGGCCTCATACGGCCTTGCACTGCATGGCTCGGGAATGGCCCGGGTAGCCTCCGGTCTGCATTACATTACCGTCAACCTGATTGCTTCCTTCCTGCTACTGATCGCGATCTCGGTTCTTTATGGCATTACCGGCACGTTGAATATGGCAGATCTCGGCTTGCGCGCCGCCACCCTGAGCGGCGATGACCGACGGTTGTTCGAGGCCGCCTGCGCCATTCTGGGTATCGCCTTTCTGATCAAGGCGGGCGCCTGGCCACTGAATTTCTGGCTCACCAGCGCTTATTCGGCTGCTGTGGCACCGGTCGCTGCGCTGTTCGCGATCATGAGTAAGGTGGGTATTTACGCGCTGTTACGCATTGGTTCGCTGCTATTGCCAACTGGCGCGCCGGCGGCGTTCAGCGGCGACTGGATGTACGTCATCGGGCTGGCAACCCTGCTATTTGGTACGCTGGGAATTTTGTCGGAAAAGAACAGCGGCCGGCTCGTGGGCTACTGCATCATTATGTCGTCGGGCACCCTGCTCTCTGCGCTTGGAATGCCAAGTGTGATTCTGACCGGCCCTTCCCTGTTCTATATGCTCAGTTCGGTATTGGTAACCAGTACCTTCTTTTACCTGATTGAACTGATCAAACGCACCGAATCTTTCGGTGGAAACGTGCTGGCGGTCAGCCTGGAGGCATTCAGCGCCGAAGACCAGGATAGTTCCGATTATTCGGGAACCGTTGTCGGCAAGCCGATACCGTTCGCGCTGGCGTTTCTTGGACTGGCCTTCTTTATCTGTGCACTGGTCATTGCCGGCATGCCCCCATTCTCGGGTTTTATCGCCAAGTTTGCGCTGTTGTCCAAGGCACTGGACTTGTCCCAGACCAATGCGGCCACGACCACCAGCGTCTGGCTGCTGGTCGTGGCAATGCTGATTTCCGGCATGGCCACAGTCATTGCTTTGGGCCGTACCGGTATTCGCATGTTCTGGAGCAGCGAAAAATTGAAACCGCCAGTGCTCAGTCGGCGTGAAGCCTTTCCCATTACACTGCTGCTGATGCTGTGCATTGCCCTGACGGTGTTTGCCGGCCCGGTCATGGACCAGCTCACGCTAACGGCCAAGCAGCTTGACGAGCCCGGCACGTACATGAAAGCGGTACTTAGCAGTCGGCCAGCCGTCATGTCGTCACATGGAGGTACGCCATGA
- a CDS encoding efflux RND transporter periplasmic adaptor subunit has translation MSNRLFLHKRYVATVLLSCLVALSGCGKEDQQAGAQGGPPPTPVSTIKLTETPTTIFTTLPGRVSAVRDAQVRARVNGIVQKIEFEQGREVKKGQVLFRIDPATYQAQAAQAEAALNQAKATASSARQLANRYSTLVKSNAVSRQEYDDARAQANQADATIASAQAALDAARINLSYTDVESPIDGIIGRALVTEGALVSGTEATELAHVQQMAPVYVDFTQSTSELYRLRKAMADGQLTKVDENTAVVQLELEDGTQYPENGQLLFTGVSVEPSTGQVTLRATFPNEEKLLLPGMYVTVKLEQGKDEKALLIPTQAIQRSTDGLNNVMVVRDGKVAAITIQTGGEVKNETIVTQGLKAGDEVIVEGFQKIRPGAPVKPQPWKKDKAAGNNGQPPQSGAQEQAKEGGEKSPAQESKPEQQGDKPAQ, from the coding sequence ATGTCAAACAGACTTTTTTTACACAAGCGCTATGTTGCAACAGTTTTGCTGTCGTGCCTGGTTGCGCTAAGCGGTTGCGGTAAGGAAGATCAACAAGCGGGCGCGCAGGGGGGGCCACCGCCCACACCCGTCAGCACCATCAAACTGACCGAAACACCAACTACCATCTTTACAACGCTTCCCGGCAGGGTCAGCGCCGTACGGGATGCGCAGGTTCGGGCCCGGGTTAACGGTATTGTGCAAAAAATTGAATTTGAACAAGGCCGCGAGGTAAAAAAAGGGCAGGTGCTGTTCCGCATCGATCCCGCGACCTATCAGGCACAGGCCGCACAGGCCGAAGCAGCGCTGAACCAGGCCAAAGCAACGGCAAGCAGTGCCCGGCAACTGGCTAACCGCTATTCCACTTTGGTTAAATCCAATGCGGTAAGCCGCCAGGAATACGATGACGCGCGTGCGCAGGCGAATCAGGCGGATGCAACAATCGCATCAGCCCAGGCAGCGCTGGACGCGGCCCGTATCAATTTGTCTTATACCGATGTCGAGTCGCCCATTGACGGCATCATCGGCCGGGCACTGGTGACTGAAGGTGCACTGGTTAGTGGCACCGAAGCGACCGAACTGGCTCACGTGCAGCAAATGGCCCCGGTTTATGTAGACTTTACCCAGTCTACTTCTGAACTCTATCGTTTGCGCAAAGCGATGGCCGATGGGCAATTAACCAAGGTCGACGAGAATACCGCAGTGGTGCAGCTGGAACTGGAAGACGGCACACAGTATCCGGAAAACGGCCAGTTGCTTTTTACTGGTGTCAGTGTTGAGCCTTCTACGGGTCAGGTTACCCTTAGGGCTACTTTCCCTAATGAAGAGAAACTGCTGTTGCCGGGTATGTACGTCACCGTCAAGCTGGAGCAGGGCAAGGATGAGAAAGCATTGCTCATTCCAACACAAGCTATCCAGCGTTCTACCGATGGCCTGAATAATGTCATGGTGGTGCGCGATGGCAAGGTCGCGGCAATTACTATTCAGACAGGCGGCGAAGTGAAGAACGAAACAATTGTCACGCAGGGTCTTAAGGCTGGTGACGAAGTGATTGTTGAAGGATTCCAGAAAATTCGTCCAGGTGCTCCGGTTAAACCTCAGCCATGGAAAAAAGATAAGGCAGCCGGCAACAATGGCCAGCCGCCGCAGTCTGGCGCTCAGGAACAAGCCAAAGAAGGGGGTGAAAAGTCCCCGGCACAGGAAAGCAAGCCTGAACAGCAGGGCGACAAGCCGGCACAGTGA
- a CDS encoding Na+/H+ antiporter subunit E: MKSWFSWLPMTMFLAVIWVLLADMPLGMGTLAFAGAASLIIVLMSRRLRPFLARPRRIWVILKLAGIVLADTFQSNVAAVKIILGYPKIEYTPGFVSVPLTLRDPHGLAILAAIINYAPGTLWAGFPESGEYVQLHILDLPQETDWAAFITERYEKPLKEIFE; the protein is encoded by the coding sequence ATGAAGTCATGGTTTTCCTGGTTACCCATGACCATGTTTCTTGCTGTCATCTGGGTATTGCTGGCCGATATGCCTCTGGGCATGGGTACGCTGGCTTTTGCTGGTGCAGCGTCCTTGATCATTGTCCTGATGTCGCGCCGATTGCGACCCTTCCTGGCCAGGCCACGACGCATCTGGGTCATACTGAAGCTGGCAGGTATTGTGCTGGCCGACACTTTCCAGTCCAATGTCGCTGCCGTCAAAATCATACTGGGTTACCCTAAAATCGAGTACACACCGGGATTTGTCTCTGTTCCTCTGACACTGCGGGATCCGCATGGACTAGCTATCCTGGCGGCGATTATCAATTATGCTCCGGGTACTTTGTGGGCTGGCTTTCCTGAATCCGGAGAGTACGTGCAATTGCATATTCTGGACCTGCCACAGGAAACAGACTGGGCAGCCTTTATCACCGAACGTTACGAGAAACCATTGAAGGAGATTTTTGAATAA